A genomic window from Balaenoptera acutorostrata chromosome 20, mBalAcu1.1, whole genome shotgun sequence includes:
- the LOC102999372 gene encoding leucine-rich repeat-containing protein 37A3-like, whose product MPTVQYTNETQFEHHNTGTELSSKPTGFTFPGLTSPGDQVETQLKQQLRSLIPNSDVRRLISHVIQTLKMDCSETHVQLACANLISRTGLLMKLLSKQQEVKVSKEEWDTDDWKSDNCISESTEAQSEQKEQESSEMFQDMAVTTSSSWQYL is encoded by the exons ATGCCAACTGTTCAATACACCAACGAAACTCAATTTGAGCACCACAACACGGGCACTGAATTATCCTCTAAGCCCACAGGCTTCACTTTCCCAGGGCTCACATCCCCGGGTGATCAAGTTGAAACTCAGCTAAAGCAGCAGCTACGGTCCCTAATCCCCAACAGTGACGTGCGAAGGCTCATTTCTCATGTTATCCAGACTTTGAAAATGGACTGCTCAGAGACCCACGTGCAGCTGGCCTGTGCCAACCTCATCTCTAGAACAGGCCTCCTGATGAAGCTTCTCAGCAAGCAGCAAGAAGTAAAGGTGTCCAAAGAGGAATGGGATACGGATGATTGGAAAAGTGACAACTGTATCAGTGAGAGCACAGAAGCCCAGAGTGAGCAGAAAGAGCAGGAGTCAAGTGAG ATGTTCCAGGATATGGCTGTGACAACAAGCTCATCTTGGCAATATCTGTAA